A portion of the Streptomyces sp. NBC_00376 genome contains these proteins:
- a CDS encoding DUF4240 domain-containing protein, with amino-acid sequence MDETEFWELIDGTRTAAGGDPEDQADLLVERLVRLDPDAVLDFARHFEARFNRAYRWDLWGAAAVLLGGASDDAFDFFRCWLIGQGREVFEGALHDPDGLAVLLDDFDEEIDGDAEDLGYAADEAYEQLTGVVAPDLGLPPQAAEPEGTPVSFEDDAVLAERFPSLWERFGPG; translated from the coding sequence ATGGACGAGACGGAGTTCTGGGAGCTCATCGACGGCACCCGCACGGCCGCCGGGGGCGATCCCGAGGATCAGGCCGACCTGCTGGTCGAACGGCTGGTGCGGCTCGATCCGGATGCGGTGTTGGACTTCGCCCGGCACTTCGAGGCCCGTTTCAACCGCGCCTACCGCTGGGACCTGTGGGGCGCCGCCGCCGTGCTGCTCGGCGGCGCGAGCGACGACGCCTTCGACTTCTTCCGCTGCTGGCTGATCGGCCAGGGCCGGGAGGTCTTCGAGGGGGCTCTGCACGACCCGGACGGCCTCGCCGTTCTCCTCGACGACTTCGACGAGGAGATCGACGGGGACGCCGAGGATCTCGGCTACGCCGCCGACGAGGCGTACGAACAGCTCACCGGCGTGGTCGCCCCGGACCTCGGCCTGCCGCCCCAGGCCGCCGAGCCCGAGGGGACCCCCGTGAGCTTCGAGGACGACGCGGTCCTGGCGGAGCGCTTCCCCTCGCTCTGGGAGCGGTTCGGGCCCGGCTGA
- a CDS encoding helix-turn-helix transcriptional regulator: MRAARLIRMVLLLQSRPAMTAAELARELEVSERTVTRDAQALSEAGVPVYADRGRAGGYRLVGGYRTRLTGLARDEAEALFLSGLPSALREMGLEDAASAARLKVSAALLPSLRDASESAARRFHLDAPGWYQEPVTPELLPAVAEAVWDDRIVRASYRRGGADDEVERELAPYGLVLKAGVWYVCARVGDDFRVYRIDRFSAVAVSDERFERDGRFDLAGFWEERAAQFARSLLRAEVRVRVSPEGVRRLPYAMDRSAVQDALDAAGPPDAEGWLALTLRVESMEVAYGQLLSLGPESEVLEPAALRERFTAAAERLRELYR; the protein is encoded by the coding sequence ATGCGTGCTGCCCGTCTGATCAGAATGGTGCTGCTCCTGCAGTCCCGCCCGGCCATGACCGCCGCCGAGCTCGCCCGCGAACTGGAGGTGTCGGAGCGGACCGTGACCCGGGACGCCCAGGCGCTCTCGGAGGCGGGTGTCCCGGTGTACGCGGACCGGGGCCGGGCCGGGGGCTACCGCCTGGTCGGCGGCTACCGCACGCGCCTGACCGGCCTGGCCCGTGACGAGGCGGAGGCGCTCTTCCTCTCCGGGCTGCCGTCCGCGCTGCGCGAGATGGGGCTGGAGGACGCCGCGTCCGCCGCCCGGCTCAAGGTGTCGGCGGCCCTGCTGCCCTCGCTGCGGGACGCCTCCGAGAGCGCCGCCCGGCGCTTCCACCTGGATGCTCCGGGCTGGTACCAGGAGCCGGTCACGCCCGAACTGCTGCCGGCCGTCGCCGAGGCCGTCTGGGACGACCGGATCGTCCGTGCCAGCTACCGCCGGGGCGGTGCGGACGACGAGGTGGAGCGGGAGCTGGCACCGTACGGGCTCGTCCTGAAGGCCGGGGTCTGGTACGTCTGCGCCCGGGTGGGGGACGACTTCCGGGTGTACCGGATCGACCGGTTCTCGGCCGTGGCGGTGTCGGACGAGCGGTTCGAGCGCGACGGGCGGTTCGATCTGGCGGGCTTCTGGGAGGAGCGGGCCGCGCAGTTCGCCCGGTCGCTGCTGCGGGCCGAGGTGAGGGTGCGGGTGTCGCCCGAGGGTGTACGCCGACTGCCGTACGCCATGGACCGTTCGGCGGTCCAGGACGCTCTGGACGCGGCCGGGCCGCCGGATGCCGAGGGGTGGCTCGCGCTCACCCTGCGGGTCGAGTCGATGGAGGTCGCCTACGGCCAACTGCTGTCTCTGGGGCCGGAGTCGGAGGTGCTGGAGCCGGCCGCCCTGCGGGAGCGTTTCACCGCGGCCGCCGAACGTCTGCGCGAGCTCTATCGCTGA